A genomic region of Corallococcus macrosporus contains the following coding sequences:
- a CDS encoding acylase, producing the protein MDGRNGRTGGARLLPLVALMCATACEPRAAAPPAPEGPKASVKLAAGSLSATVRRTSHGIPHVLADDFAGVGYGYGYAFAQDNFCALMDALVTVNAQRARYFGPDGTYLAALGSQYNNLKSDFFYQAIIDDGTVDALLAKPPPLGPSPDARELVRGYAAGFNRYLAEVGVDGLTDPRCRGAAWVRPITERDLYLRYYQLSLFASSLYFLDALVDAKPPSLLPDGTLPLPLPVPASLDRNVFPSSESLGLGSNAFGLGAQATRNGKGMLLANPHFPWEGSERFYEAHLTVPGKLNVSGVSLLGVPAILIGHNETLAWSHTVSTAYRFTPFELKLVPGAPTKYLYDGQIREMTTRTVTVQAKEADGTLTSRQHTFYRSHLGPMLEYPSGLMTWNGLTGYAFHDANATNLRLLDAFFAMDRAANVDELRTAQDTWQGIPWVNTLAADAQGRAYYADMSVVPHVSDAKLARCVLSPIPLLVLQSAGLPVLDGSRSDCALGTDADAVEPGIFGPGSLPRLQRADYVTNSNDSYWLPNPAQPLTGFPRILGGEKNQRSLRTRLGLKMVQGRLAGTDGLEGQGFTLEQLQTVMFNNRNYSGELLRDAAVALCRRTPFVLMPDLTFEDLRPACPVLAAWDLKGDVDSRGELLWRVFIFNTVGITGGPYVVPFNANDPVNTPRTLNTLNPQVAQALGTAIRTLRERGVALDAATGAVQGKRKNGVFYPVHGCSHDEGCFNQISNQILPDATYEPVLGSSFVMAVSFTDSGPVAKSVLTYSQSSNPASPWYADQTAMFSQKQWVDRRFTEAEIAADPALSVTHLQE; encoded by the coding sequence ATGGATGGACGTAACGGAAGGACTGGCGGCGCCCGGCTGCTGCCGCTGGTGGCGCTGATGTGCGCCACGGCGTGCGAGCCGCGCGCGGCGGCGCCCCCGGCGCCGGAGGGGCCCAAGGCGTCGGTGAAGCTGGCGGCGGGCAGCCTCTCCGCCACCGTGCGCAGGACGTCACACGGCATCCCCCACGTGCTGGCGGACGACTTCGCGGGCGTGGGCTACGGCTACGGCTACGCGTTCGCGCAGGACAACTTCTGCGCGCTGATGGACGCGCTGGTGACCGTGAACGCGCAGCGCGCGCGCTACTTCGGGCCGGACGGCACGTACCTGGCGGCCCTGGGCAGCCAGTACAACAACCTCAAGAGCGACTTCTTCTACCAGGCCATCATCGACGACGGCACGGTGGACGCGCTGCTGGCGAAGCCGCCGCCCCTGGGCCCCTCCCCGGACGCGCGCGAGCTGGTGCGCGGCTACGCGGCGGGCTTCAACCGCTACCTGGCGGAAGTCGGCGTGGACGGACTGACGGACCCGCGCTGCCGCGGCGCCGCCTGGGTGCGCCCCATCACCGAGCGCGACCTGTACCTGCGCTACTACCAGCTGAGCCTCTTCGCCAGCTCCCTGTACTTCCTGGACGCGCTGGTGGACGCGAAGCCGCCGTCGCTCCTGCCGGACGGCACGCTGCCCCTGCCCTTGCCCGTGCCCGCGTCGCTGGACCGCAACGTCTTCCCGAGCTCCGAGTCGCTGGGCCTGGGCAGCAACGCGTTCGGCCTGGGCGCGCAGGCGACCCGCAACGGCAAGGGCATGCTGCTGGCCAACCCGCACTTCCCCTGGGAGGGCTCGGAGCGCTTCTACGAGGCGCACCTCACGGTGCCGGGCAAGCTCAACGTCAGCGGCGTGAGCCTGCTGGGCGTGCCCGCCATCCTGATTGGCCACAACGAGACGCTGGCCTGGAGCCACACCGTCTCCACCGCGTACCGCTTCACCCCGTTCGAGCTGAAGCTCGTCCCGGGCGCTCCGACGAAGTACCTGTACGACGGGCAGATCCGCGAGATGACCACCCGCACCGTGACGGTGCAGGCGAAGGAGGCGGACGGGACGCTCACGTCGCGCCAGCACACCTTCTACCGCTCGCACCTGGGCCCCATGCTGGAGTACCCCTCCGGCCTGATGACGTGGAACGGCCTCACCGGCTACGCGTTCCATGACGCCAACGCCACGAACCTGCGCCTGCTGGACGCCTTCTTCGCCATGGACCGCGCGGCGAACGTGGACGAGCTGCGCACGGCGCAGGACACCTGGCAGGGCATCCCGTGGGTGAACACCCTCGCCGCGGACGCGCAGGGCCGCGCGTACTACGCGGACATGAGCGTGGTGCCGCACGTCAGCGACGCGAAGCTCGCGCGCTGCGTGCTGTCCCCCATCCCGCTGCTGGTGCTCCAGTCCGCGGGGCTGCCGGTGCTGGACGGCTCGCGCTCGGACTGCGCGCTGGGCACGGACGCGGACGCGGTGGAGCCGGGCATCTTCGGGCCCGGGAGCCTGCCGCGCCTGCAGCGCGCCGACTACGTCACCAACTCCAACGACAGCTACTGGCTGCCCAACCCCGCGCAGCCGCTCACCGGCTTCCCGCGCATCCTGGGCGGTGAGAAGAACCAGCGCAGCCTGCGCACGCGCCTGGGCCTGAAGATGGTGCAGGGCCGCCTGGCGGGCACGGACGGCCTGGAGGGCCAGGGCTTCACGCTGGAACAACTCCAGACGGTGATGTTCAACAACCGCAACTACTCCGGCGAGCTGCTGCGCGACGCCGCGGTGGCGCTGTGCCGCCGCACGCCCTTCGTGCTGATGCCGGACCTCACCTTCGAGGACCTGCGCCCCGCCTGCCCCGTGCTGGCCGCGTGGGACCTGAAGGGCGACGTGGACAGCCGGGGTGAGCTGCTCTGGCGCGTGTTCATCTTCAACACGGTGGGCATCACGGGCGGGCCATACGTCGTGCCCTTCAACGCGAACGACCCCGTCAACACGCCGCGCACGCTCAACACGCTGAACCCGCAGGTGGCCCAGGCGCTGGGCACCGCCATCCGCACGCTGCGCGAGCGCGGCGTCGCGCTGGACGCGGCGACGGGCGCCGTGCAGGGCAAGCGCAAGAACGGCGTCTTCTACCCGGTGCACGGCTGCAGCCACGACGAGGGCTGCTTCAACCAGATCTCCAACCAGATCCTGCCGGACGCCACCTACGAGCCCGTCCTGGGCTCCAGCTTCGTCATGGCCGTGTCCTTCACGGACTCAGGCCCCGTGGCGAAGTCCGTGCTCACCTACTCGCAGTCCTCGAACCCGGCCTCGCCCTGGTACGCGGACCAGACGGCGATGTTCTCCCAGAAGCAGTGGGTGGACCGGCGCTTCACGGAGGCGGAGATCGCCGCAGACCCGGCGCTGAGCGTCACGCACCTCCAGGAGTAG
- a CDS encoding YybH family protein, with product MKRMFAGALVVAALGTLGCGGAKASGPGAEAGAATARQSLEDLRGGLRAAEQALADAAEKAGSAQAYADFAAEDAVLLVDGAYAQKGREALRAWLAAHPLEAEGKVRLAPVRWDVSADGTLGYSLGNVSVESGGTSVRPVGRYITAWKRQPDGQWRVVAAVHNASKAALTPPAGFTPSSTLPAPEPRALAPAQVLEEAKAADRAFAAQSVAEGMGKAFIAYAAEDVVMPLGAAGIFGHDAVAKAYAPFTPDKIDLRWEPVLGDAAGSGDLAYTVGRAVATGKNEQGQPEVDHVKYLTIWRRQADGQWRYVTDGGNSSPGPQGP from the coding sequence ATGAAACGGATGTTCGCGGGCGCGCTCGTCGTCGCGGCGTTGGGGACCCTGGGGTGCGGTGGGGCGAAGGCCTCCGGGCCGGGCGCGGAGGCGGGGGCCGCCACGGCGCGGCAGTCGCTGGAGGACCTGCGCGGGGGCCTGAGGGCGGCGGAGCAGGCCCTGGCGGACGCGGCGGAGAAGGCCGGCTCGGCGCAGGCGTACGCGGACTTCGCCGCGGAGGATGCCGTGCTGCTGGTGGACGGTGCGTACGCCCAGAAGGGCAGGGAGGCCCTCCGCGCGTGGCTGGCCGCGCACCCGCTGGAGGCGGAGGGCAAGGTGCGCCTGGCGCCGGTGCGCTGGGACGTCAGCGCGGACGGGACGCTGGGGTACTCGCTGGGCAACGTGTCCGTGGAGTCGGGCGGCACGTCGGTGCGGCCGGTCGGGCGCTACATCACCGCGTGGAAGCGTCAGCCGGACGGGCAGTGGCGCGTGGTGGCGGCGGTGCACAACGCCTCCAAGGCGGCGCTGACGCCGCCCGCGGGCTTCACGCCGTCCTCCACGCTGCCGGCCCCGGAGCCGCGCGCGCTGGCGCCCGCGCAGGTGCTGGAGGAGGCGAAGGCCGCCGACCGCGCGTTCGCCGCGCAGTCCGTGGCCGAGGGCATGGGCAAGGCCTTCATCGCCTACGCCGCCGAGGACGTGGTGATGCCGCTCGGGGCCGCCGGCATCTTCGGCCATGATGCCGTCGCGAAGGCGTACGCGCCGTTCACGCCCGACAAGATCGACCTGCGCTGGGAGCCGGTGCTGGGCGACGCGGCGGGCTCCGGCGACCTCGCGTACACGGTGGGCCGCGCCGTCGCCACCGGCAAGAACGAGCAGGGCCAGCCGGAGGTGGACCACGTGAAGTACCTCACCATCTGGCGCCGGCAGGCCGACGGCCAGTGGCGCTACGTCACCGACGGAGGCAACTCCAGCCCCGGCCCCCAGGGGCCGTGA
- a CDS encoding glycoside hydrolase family 6 protein: MRSLRFLRRLSLPFVPLFVLAACGPSESVTSGSPALSAQEAALTELLVNGGFSSGATAPWWNNASTQSYVEGGRWRVDVAANTANPWDAIVGQSGLTLTAGKTYTLAFTATATATITARTTVQQEVAPYASTLTQSFTLDGTSRRFTFPFTSSFSSGQGQVTFQLGGRANAVTVRLDDISLTTESSGTGSGPVAMTSGFYVDPNSNPAVWARNNSGDGRAARINASIASKPMARWFGNWSGDITQAVSGFVAAADAADKLPVLVAYNIPGRDCGSHSGGGAGSADAYRTWIAAFAAAIGNRPAVVIVEPDGVAQLDCLPNDTERATRLSLIRYASEQLRDRAPNTWTYLDGGNARWIAADTMAQRLESAGVRNVRGFSINVSNFYPTAESATYGNAVNAALSSRYGYTRQYVVDTSRNGNGSNGEWCNPAGRKLGVPSQTGGGAELLLWVKTPGDSDGQCGIAPGTPAGQFSPDLATRLIDGT; this comes from the coding sequence ATGCGTTCCCTCCGCTTCCTGCGTCGGCTGTCGCTTCCGTTCGTGCCGCTGTTCGTGCTCGCGGCCTGCGGTCCCTCCGAGTCCGTCACCTCCGGGTCTCCCGCGCTCAGCGCACAGGAGGCCGCGCTCACCGAGCTGCTCGTCAACGGCGGCTTCAGCTCCGGCGCGACGGCGCCGTGGTGGAACAACGCCAGCACGCAGTCGTATGTGGAGGGCGGCCGGTGGCGCGTGGACGTGGCGGCGAACACGGCCAACCCGTGGGACGCCATCGTCGGGCAGAGCGGCCTGACGCTCACCGCCGGGAAGACGTACACCCTGGCGTTCACCGCCACCGCCACGGCCACCATCACCGCGCGCACCACCGTGCAGCAGGAGGTGGCGCCGTACGCGTCCACGCTCACGCAGTCCTTCACGCTGGACGGCACGTCGAGGCGGTTCACCTTCCCGTTCACGTCGTCGTTCTCATCGGGGCAGGGGCAGGTGACGTTCCAGTTGGGCGGCCGCGCCAACGCCGTCACGGTGCGGCTGGATGACATCTCGCTCACCACGGAGAGCAGCGGCACGGGCTCCGGTCCGGTGGCGATGACGAGCGGCTTCTACGTGGACCCCAACTCCAACCCGGCCGTGTGGGCGCGCAACAACAGCGGGGACGGGCGAGCGGCGCGCATCAACGCGTCCATCGCCTCGAAGCCCATGGCGCGCTGGTTCGGCAACTGGAGTGGCGACATCACGCAGGCCGTGTCCGGCTTCGTGGCCGCGGCGGACGCGGCGGACAAGCTGCCGGTGCTGGTGGCCTACAACATCCCCGGCCGCGACTGCGGCAGTCACTCTGGTGGCGGGGCCGGCAGCGCGGATGCATACCGCACCTGGATCGCCGCCTTCGCGGCGGCCATCGGCAACCGGCCCGCGGTGGTCATCGTGGAGCCGGACGGCGTCGCGCAGCTCGACTGCCTCCCCAACGACACGGAGCGCGCCACGCGCCTGAGCCTGATCCGCTACGCCTCCGAGCAGCTGCGCGACCGCGCGCCCAACACCTGGACGTACCTGGACGGCGGCAACGCGCGCTGGATTGCCGCGGACACCATGGCGCAGCGCCTGGAGTCCGCGGGCGTGCGCAACGTGCGTGGCTTCTCCATCAACGTCTCCAACTTCTACCCCACGGCGGAGTCCGCCACGTACGGCAACGCGGTGAACGCCGCGCTGAGCAGCCGCTACGGCTATACGCGGCAGTACGTCGTGGACACCAGCCGCAACGGCAACGGCTCCAACGGCGAGTGGTGCAACCCCGCGGGCCGCAAGCTGGGCGTCCCCTCTCAGACAGGTGGCGGCGCGGAGCTGCTCCTGTGGGTGAAGACGCCGGGGGACTCGGATGGCCAGTGCGGCATCGCGCCGGGCACGCCCGCCGGACAGTTCAGCCCGGACCTGGCCACCCGCCTCATCGACGGCACGTGA
- a CDS encoding alginate lyase family protein, with amino-acid sequence MTLNPRWLRTLVLGVVVVGGAACGPEDGTEPALAQSEAEATALPTAGGGIFITAAELTRARTRATATTEPYAENARILKGRADAALTATPRPFRMTDVSTITYHWCSPDTDGIDNSLADATGKFTDDADRMRTLALQYAVGGDTKYAARAALFLKTWASQHTPVNLHDLHVDYAAAKLDGQTQDYCSDRPWNFALDGVFQAYGLINASDAYVLLKRNGYALSAADDAAVREWLRKTAEAVNSSFQAWTRWADAHPTSSAFTRYRSDNHLSWGLAGLMAASVALQDTALAGYVLDGTAWTDRRNGAYANPSFIKDVINRAIESGTGTANEGRVYEEKILRDPPIGYSLFHLWAMSLVARSAEVNYARPGFWDYAGTGGGSIHKAYTRYAAFILGERASPQASEGPPKDYRWLYELGYAKWQEARLKSVIQVGTRNQYILQSIGPVTLVVGAAL; translated from the coding sequence ATGACGCTGAATCCACGGTGGCTGCGGACCCTGGTGCTGGGCGTGGTGGTGGTGGGCGGCGCGGCCTGCGGACCCGAAGACGGGACGGAGCCGGCCCTCGCGCAATCCGAGGCGGAGGCCACGGCGCTGCCCACGGCGGGCGGCGGCATCTTCATCACGGCCGCGGAGCTGACCCGCGCCAGGACGCGGGCCACCGCCACGACGGAGCCCTACGCGGAGAACGCTCGCATCCTGAAGGGGCGCGCGGATGCGGCGCTGACGGCGACGCCCCGGCCGTTCCGGATGACGGACGTCTCCACCATCACGTACCACTGGTGCTCGCCGGACACGGACGGCATCGACAACTCGCTGGCGGACGCGACGGGCAAATTCACGGACGACGCGGACCGGATGCGCACGCTGGCGCTCCAGTACGCCGTCGGCGGGGACACGAAGTACGCGGCGCGCGCGGCGCTGTTCCTGAAGACGTGGGCATCGCAGCACACGCCCGTGAACCTGCACGACCTGCACGTGGACTACGCGGCGGCGAAGCTGGACGGTCAGACGCAGGACTACTGCTCCGACCGCCCGTGGAACTTCGCGCTGGACGGCGTCTTCCAGGCATACGGCCTCATCAACGCCAGCGACGCGTACGTGCTGCTCAAGCGCAACGGCTACGCGCTCTCCGCCGCGGACGACGCGGCCGTGCGCGAGTGGCTGCGCAAGACAGCGGAAGCGGTCAACTCCAGCTTCCAGGCCTGGACGCGCTGGGCGGACGCGCACCCCACCTCCAGCGCCTTCACCCGCTACCGCTCCGACAACCACCTGAGCTGGGGCCTGGCGGGCCTGATGGCCGCGTCCGTGGCGCTGCAGGACACGGCGCTGGCGGGCTACGTGCTGGACGGCACGGCGTGGACGGACCGCCGCAACGGTGCGTACGCGAACCCGTCCTTCATCAAGGACGTCATCAACCGCGCCATCGAGTCCGGCACGGGCACCGCCAACGAGGGCCGCGTCTACGAGGAGAAGATCCTCCGTGACCCGCCCATCGGCTACTCGCTCTTCCACCTGTGGGCCATGTCGCTGGTCGCGCGTAGCGCGGAGGTGAACTACGCGCGGCCGGGCTTCTGGGACTACGCGGGCACGGGCGGAGGCAGCATCCACAAGGCCTACACGCGCTACGCGGCCTTCATCCTGGGCGAGCGCGCCTCGCCCCAGGCCTCCGAAGGCCCGCCGAAGGACTACCGGTGGCTGTACGAGCTGGGGTACGCGAAGTGGCAGGAGGCGCGGCTGAAGAGCGTCATCCAGGTGGGCACGCGCAACCAGTACATCCTCCAGAGCATCGGCCCCGTCACGCTGGTGGTGGGCGCGGCCCTCTAG
- a CDS encoding HNH endonuclease, producing MAKAVFTTSEGSAYDDQPEVRYHFPRTYLRQVEAAVGELILYYEPRRASGPRSSNGRQAYFAVARVRDVEEDRTQPGHFYALIEDFLEFDHAVPFREGDRYYEEALRKADGSTNKGAFGRAVRPLEDAEFELITRLGFRRDYAPWEAPVPGVAEPLPVYPERPLEQLVVSRPFRDDAFRHNVRRAYEQTCAISGLRLINGGGRPEVQAAHIQPVASHGPDSVRNGLALTGTVHWMFDRGLVSVDDEHRVLLATHGVPEDLGRLVQPHRRLRLPERPEWRPHPSYLRWHREHVFKG from the coding sequence ATGGCGAAGGCTGTCTTCACCACCTCGGAAGGCTCGGCGTATGACGACCAGCCCGAGGTGCGCTACCACTTCCCGCGCACGTATCTGCGGCAGGTGGAGGCCGCCGTCGGGGAGCTGATTCTCTACTACGAGCCCCGCAGGGCCAGCGGCCCGAGAAGCTCGAACGGGCGGCAGGCCTACTTCGCCGTCGCGAGGGTCCGCGACGTGGAGGAGGACAGGACCCAGCCCGGTCACTTCTACGCGCTCATCGAGGACTTCCTCGAGTTCGACCACGCCGTGCCCTTCCGGGAGGGGGACCGCTACTACGAGGAGGCCTTGCGCAAGGCGGATGGCAGCACCAACAAGGGCGCGTTTGGCCGCGCGGTCCGGCCCCTGGAGGACGCGGAGTTCGAGCTCATCACGCGCCTGGGTTTCCGCCGGGACTACGCCCCGTGGGAAGCGCCCGTGCCCGGCGTCGCGGAGCCGCTTCCCGTCTATCCGGAGCGTCCGCTGGAACAACTGGTCGTCTCACGCCCCTTCCGGGACGACGCCTTCCGGCACAACGTGCGCCGAGCCTATGAACAGACCTGCGCCATCTCCGGGCTGAGGCTCATCAACGGTGGCGGACGGCCCGAGGTCCAGGCGGCGCACATCCAGCCCGTCGCCTCTCACGGCCCCGACTCCGTCCGCAACGGGCTGGCGCTGACGGGCACGGTGCACTGGATGTTCGACCGGGGCCTCGTCTCTGTCGACGACGAGCACCGCGTCCTGCTGGCGACCCACGGCGTGCCCGAGGACCTGGGCCGGCTCGTCCAGCCCCACCGCCGGCTGCGGCTGCCGGAGCGGCCTGAATGGCGGCCCCACCCCAGCTACCTGAGGTGGCACCGCGAACACGTCTTCAAGGGCTGA
- a CDS encoding FadR/GntR family transcriptional regulator, giving the protein MVRVGLVAYVEQQIEQDIALGRLPRNGRLASERVMAHWYGVSRGTVREALRRLAARGLVVQHPGRQARAVALDESLTLENLGLALHAARSEEGRRLLEGFFSLKRQVLAELLADCCANASESEVGRLESVCYALWDAARWHPGERCAQLEFELLRLAAQVAARPGHLLLIQSLQRAFRGIEARLLPVMGGEALGQWARCAMHALNERDMQALQHQLPVLLKACDARVLGSFAPRPRENVSAEAPEAQECSPGAHTSTSAQDNAPEALTRIEMLEPGNCQSVTGQAESFEEGTSIETRGSSAPLSAAEQDEALAAISCVEEHGIGVNVQADAAPGAVPCAPEHAVSMEPDSEVPGFTSAPGLSPREPGGEGTGGIQSRASHPSIPADKPIGRCATPAD; this is encoded by the coding sequence ATGGTGAGGGTGGGGCTGGTGGCGTATGTGGAGCAGCAGATTGAGCAGGACATCGCGCTGGGACGGCTGCCGAGGAACGGGCGGCTGGCCTCGGAGCGGGTGATGGCGCACTGGTATGGCGTGAGCCGTGGCACGGTGCGCGAGGCCTTGCGGCGGCTGGCGGCACGGGGCCTGGTGGTGCAGCACCCCGGACGCCAGGCGCGAGCGGTGGCGCTGGACGAATCGCTCACGCTGGAAAATCTGGGCCTGGCGCTGCATGCCGCGCGCTCCGAGGAGGGCCGGCGGCTGCTGGAGGGCTTCTTCAGCCTCAAGCGTCAGGTGCTGGCGGAGCTTCTGGCCGACTGCTGCGCGAACGCCTCCGAGTCGGAGGTGGGCCGGTTGGAGTCCGTCTGCTACGCGCTCTGGGACGCGGCGCGCTGGCACCCCGGCGAGCGCTGCGCCCAGCTGGAGTTCGAGTTGCTGCGGCTGGCGGCCCAGGTGGCTGCGCGTCCCGGGCACCTGCTCCTCATCCAATCGCTGCAAAGGGCCTTCAGGGGCATTGAGGCCCGGCTGCTGCCCGTCATGGGCGGCGAAGCCCTGGGCCAGTGGGCCCGGTGCGCGATGCACGCTCTGAACGAGCGCGACATGCAGGCTCTTCAGCACCAACTGCCGGTGTTGCTGAAGGCGTGTGATGCGCGGGTGCTCGGCTCTTTCGCCCCACGTCCTCGGGAGAATGTCTCTGCCGAGGCCCCTGAAGCGCAGGAGTGCAGCCCCGGCGCTCACACGTCGACCTCGGCACAGGACAATGCGCCCGAGGCTCTCACCCGCATCGAGATGCTTGAGCCTGGCAATTGCCAGTCCGTTACCGGGCAGGCCGAGTCATTCGAGGAGGGCACCAGCATTGAGACTCGTGGCTCCAGCGCCCCTCTCTCCGCTGCCGAGCAGGATGAGGCATTAGCGGCCATCTCCTGCGTTGAGGAGCATGGCATTGGCGTCAACGTGCAAGCCGATGCGGCGCCTGGTGCTGTCCCCTGTGCTCCCGAACATGCCGTCTCAATGGAGCCGGACAGCGAGGTACCGGGGTTTACATCCGCTCCGGGGCTCTCCCCTCGCGAACCCGGTGGGGAGGGCACTGGCGGAATCCAGTCGAGGGCTTCCCACCCATCAATTCCTGCGGACAAGCCCATAGGGCGATGTGCAACACCGGCGGATTGA